The following DNA comes from Anastrepha obliqua isolate idAnaObli1 chromosome 1, idAnaObli1_1.0, whole genome shotgun sequence.
TCCGATTACTAGTTCGGTGTAGAACAATGCTTGAAAAAAGTTACGAATACAATTTCATATCGTCATTCATTAAATTTCTCATATTTTAAGAAGGCAAATAAggtcagtttattaaatttattttataatttcaaaaatacaaaaaggggtttttaaaatttatagcgAAATTGTTGAATATGTGGGCAAGTTAATCGGAGAAtagtacttttttatttctctttcttTTCCTTTCCTCTTTTGAATCATACGTCAGGGCGGACTTGACGAGCAACCTATTAATTTAACTTATTGGGAGAgtactttattatttattgttaagtTTATTGCTTAGAGAAGCTTTAGCTAGcaagaaaataaactaaaacaaaaggaTAATCACCAAAGCGCAAACACTTTTTCCACCTTTCAAATATTCTAGGACATTTCACAAGTTATTTCATTACCTTGAAAAATTTGGAATACCTTGACTTATTTTCGCCAGATAATGTTTAAGTACATACTAACGTACTCTCTACCATTTTTACACGACTCCATGAATATGCTGAAAGGATCCATTTACCTATTCCGCCGTTCTTTTTAGATGCACTGAATCCACTTGAAGCCATTGGTAAatcgtatatatgtacacttgGTGTCATAAGTTTAAGCTCCTCcacacaattttatttcttttaataccAAAAATGCAAAACTGGCTTTCATCTGAGAATATAACCTTTTCCAAAATTCTACAGGCTTGTGTATCCTGATTTGCGAAAGCAATGACATTTTGTACTTAATGATAGCCGACTTTTCTCAAAACTCTTCGGTAGCACTAATATGTTTTTGAAACCTATTATCTTTGATTTTTCAAGCAGTTCTCTTTAAATCTTTCTTCACAAACGCTATAATACGCCGCatactggggatttttgtacagagatgcggaaaaaagtatacatcccaaaaaatatttacatttttacacctaacgaagttgtatatatttgtgtatgaaaagaacatgtctaaaaactattttttttttaaattaaaaaaaaaaaattttttttttaattcataatttttttttttttttttttttattattgtaatataagccagcaaatatttacgcacaggatacatgtaagttcataattctgaattaccctcaaaatgtcaaaacaaaattaaaagtgtttcgttatcattatgcacacactagaaagcgtttagttattatcattgccaaaaaataatcagtggcgtctggtggcacctgcaattgattaaaactgaaagagacgttattaagcaacacgttgatactagtttctgaccgtaggtaaatgtagctcaacttgcagatccaagaatatgaaggaatatgattttttttttcgtaaaattaattataaatagataatcaaatgctttacagcctttgttcttccggctaaaatatataaaaatatcataccctaaatgaaaaataaaaaattggaagtcggctcaagcaaaaagaaaaaaaaccaccttgggctttgaagttttttcttagtcagttcaatactataaaaaaattatacttttgacatatctataaaaaaaaaactgtaagtcggagtttagtaattctttttgattttattgttggttctattctggaatttagaaataccattaaacattgcgtatgtggtatgttgcaaatttgacttttttccgcaaaatccccagtgtgcgccgtgCTCTAGGCGTTGAAGTTATAATTCCGGTATTTTTCTAGTTTTGAATTGCTACCCGAAGTGATGTCCATGCGTGGATAGTTTTggcctttttcaaaattcaactcTATCGTGAAAATTCACTACTGTCATCTAAGCGTTACTTTTGATAGACCCTTTAGTATCGCCTCATAGGTATCGAGTACCTATGTACCCAGGATCTAAACTATGATTCTATCAGTAGTATCGCAATATACGTAACACCAAATAAagttacttttttgattttcaaatacGAGGAAAGTAAAGTGAAGAATTAATTCTTTTCgcattattacttttatttgagTTCTTAGGTCAATAGTATTAAATCCAGTAAATGATTAAGGGAATATAATTTTAGTAAACGTATGAAACATGAGGAGCTGTGAAAGAGGTCTTGACCACTGCTGGATGGGCGTCAGTATGAATGGCGTGATGAGTAATGACAGCGGGAGCTGCCTTCAGCAAAGTGGCTGCAGCCGGGGCAGAATGTACGTAATGTGCTGTTGGGGTCAAATGGACGGCGGCAGCTGGTGCATGGTGTATAACAGCGTGAGTCGCAGGGGCATGATGCAACAATGTAGGTGCGGCATAGGCGCGGATGTAGGTTGGTGCTACAACAGGTGAAATATATGATTTGTGTGCCAACTGCTCATACTTGTCATATTTGGGAGCATTTGGGGCAGCAGGAATGACTGGACCGACAGGGGTGGCTGGTGGTGCTGGTGCAATCTCACTTCTTGGCTGTTGAAAAATTTGTGTTGGCGAAGGAACGGGAGCCAACGCTTTGATAGGCTCGCCTACCTGCTCCCGTCGAACAGTGGCCTTGAAGCCATTCACAGCATCGGCGGTGTATTCGACGGTGCGTCGATAACCATCGGGTTCTTGCAGTGAATACTGTCCTGTGACCACATCACCTTCGCGCTGCTCCGCTTGGGATTTTATGTCCCCAGTTATAGCGTCCTGCACGTCATAATTGAAACTATAGCTGGGATAGGAATCGTAATCGTCATTTTTTTCCTCAGCTGCGTTTGCTACGATCACAGCAACTGTCAGAGCGATGAAGCACACGTAGAGAGTTGTTAActatggaaataaaaatatcagtaGAATTAAATGCAACAAGTTTTTAATGTTGGCTTCAGCTATTTACTTTGTATGCCATCTTTTGATTTTAtgagtgtttgtttgttatcaAAGTATTCCGGATGATATTTCAAGCACAGCTGATACTGAACTGATGAAATTGCAAACTATATCAcccaatttatattattttctcttGGTGCTTACAACCCAATTTCCACTCATGGCCCAATGCCACAGTTAAAGGAACAATTACTAAGCTGCAAGCTCATGTGGCAAGGTCAGCGCATCCACTATGATGCGACCTGGCAATGCGTGCCAGTATGAATGTGTTGATTAATGCGGCCGTGCACACTTAAGATTGTGCTTATCACGTCTCATTTCCACATACAATCGCCGCATCATCTGCATCTCTGCACCAATATCAGCATTGCCTTAATGTCTTTAGTGCCGTTGCAACACGCAACCTGTTCCCTTCACCTATGTCACTGTCATTACTGCAGCCGAATATAGGTGCCTAcgtgcatacattcatatgtacgagtatatcggATGGTGGCAGAACTAAAGCATAGCACAAGATGCAGACGAACACATAcccaagcatacatacaaatgtgcacATGCAAATAAACATTCAGCAGGAAGGAAAGCTTGTTGCCCGCAATTAAATGCCTTtcgaacaattttttgattttttgtaatattaaagTTAATGTTAACAATCGTGTAATATGTGTCGAATCAATAAGtagaaagtaaaaaatgaaGCAGGAGTCAAGTACAAATGTTTGTGCATATGAATGTGCATATGGCATCCtgtgataaataaaaataaagttttgaaatcCAAACCCAAGAATTAATTTATAACAcgaataaattgaattaaactTTCCCTAACTTTCCGTTATGGCCACACAGAATTAGGTTGATCGACACATGACTTGCTTCCATCTTTGGAATTTTCAAACTTATAACCTTCTGGGCTTCTTACAGAGCCCCCAGAGAAAATAAGAATatgtgatataagaaaaaatcaacgcagtcaTACACCATCTGAACACCACTGTTTGGAGGTGCGGAAGAATAAGTATGAAATAAGCGAGCAGAATTATGCTGCCGAAACCACGATGACTTGGCAGCCGCTGCTCCGGATGGACAAACCTTGAGGTCTGCCATACTTGAATGAGAACTACCAAACTTCGGCTTCAACTTTCTTGCAAAGTGGTGGTTTGAATGTCGGAGTGTCCTTCCTCTTTGTAATTGccttgtttgtttattaaaattttcattgcatttttatCATTCGAAGtaccaaattgcaaaaacaattaaatacacAAGGCGGCGCCTTCCGAGAACCGCTACTTAAGTGTGACGTCAAGCgccataataatacaaaacaaataaaagaaagggaaattaaatgtttgttaaaattcagtgaatgactTGGTAAAGTTGTGATTTGTgacatttaagtaaaaaaacaaatgagaaCGAAGTGCCATGTGTTGAATTGTGAAAGGACAAATTGATATAaggcctccaaatgcagtttttttgcgtttttatgcggaaggcgCTGTGacaagaaagtgtgtgtgtgcgcgtaaACAcgaacaaacaagtaattcacCTTCCATTTGGTGGTATATTCTCGGAGCCTGGCAACACAGCGAATTTGGGAAGGTGCAATCTCATACAATATGTGTGCTCTCCTATATCATTCTTGAACAAAATACTTCTaaatgttgttgtggttgttgctcAACCAAAGTCATCTTCACGCTTTGATCAAAACCATAAGAAGAGTCCATTATTATTAAGGTGCCTGACGCCACACTTGTCAAAATTGTGGCAAATAAAGCAACGGTTTTgggaatatatattatatttattttgagttaTTGCTTTCCACGTAATGTGATACATTTTTCTAGTCGGATGCAAAAACAATGCAGCAAGTGTTGCAAGCATACAAGTCGATGCATCGAAAAAAAATCCGTCGATGCATCGAAATACATACCTACGTATATCAGAAAGCTAGGTCGCATCGGTTTTTTTGACGTATGGCATAGTAAACATCGCTGTTTCTGATCCCTCGATGTTTTTTTTGCATCCCTAATTTCTGCTCTCAAGGTATTAACAACGAAAAATTGAGTACGAACGAGAAGTTCGGCAAAAATATGTTGTTCTTTTCGTCAAATAATCCCAATATTAGTTATCAAAAATTGACGAAACTCACTGGATCATCTTATGACACTGCACGAAGAATGGTTTCACGCAAGAAGGAAGGTGACTCCATGAAAA
Coding sequences within:
- the LOC129253315 gene encoding pupal cuticle protein Edg-84A-like; the encoded protein is MAYKVNYVCFIALTVAVIVANAAEEKNDDYDSYPSYSFNYDVQDAITGDIKSQAEQREGDVVTGQYSLQEPDGYRRTVEYTADAVNGFKATVRREQVGEPIKALAPVPSPTQIFQQPRSEIAPAPPATPVGPVIPAAPNAPKYDKYEQLAHKSYISPVVAPTYIRAYAAPTLLHHAPATHAVIHHAPAAAVHLTPTAHYVHSAPAAATLLKAAPAVITHHAIHTDAHPAVVKTSFTAPHVSYVY